ATTGAAGGACGGGAACCAAGAACAGAAATTGTTGAAAGCTCTGAACCAGCAATAATTATCTCGACCTCTGGAATGCTTACAGGTGGACCTGCTGTTGAGTACTTTAAGTTGATGGCCTCTAATCCAAATAACTCCATAATCTTTGTTAGCTATCAAGTAGAAGGTACATTAGGAAGGAGGGTCAAAGATGGTGCTAAGGAGGTTGCATTCGTTAATGATAGAGGTAAGGTAGAGATAATTAGGGTAAAGATGCAGGTACATGCTGTTGAAGGTTTCTCAGGTCATTCAGATAGACGACAATTATTAGAATATCTAAGGCATGTAGAGCCAAAACCGACAATGGTGTTCCTAGTTCATGGCGAGAAAAACGTGGTGCAGGAATTTGCAAACGATATAATTAGGTACAAGAAGAAGATGTATCTAGAGAATATAGATGTAAGGATACCAAACATATTGGACTCCTACACATTAGCGTACAATCTATAACAATCTATAGCTGGATTATATAGACTTCAATTACTTTCTATCATTATACGTATTCATACTGTTGTACACACCATTCGCTACATATCTTGGATTTTATCGTAGAAGATGAATACTCTCCAATTTTTTTAGGAATTCTAACAACAACTATATCTTCTATACCTCTACTCTTTAGCTCATTGATTATATAGTCTGGTTGTGGTTGATCGTATCCTAAGGCGATAACGGAGGGTTTCACATTAATTATTGAATCAAAAATATCTTTATCTGATCCTATGAAGGCTCTATACACATACTTAACGGCTTCAACTAATTTAACTCTTTCATCTTCGCTAAATATTGGATTAAATCCTTTGAATCTCTTATAATTACTATCTCTTGATACAACAACTACCAGTTTGTTTCCTAAACCTGAAGCCCATTTAAGAAACTCTA
This genomic interval from Ignisphaera sp. contains the following:
- a CDS encoding DUF357 domain-containing protein → MESLPCERLAKYLANFKNSMKTLKILDSSASKVVSLAVDYMKDSQYYLEKGDCITGLVTISYAEGLLDALRMMRAIEWKWSRSEDVVVFAAGSFDILHPGHIEFLKWASGLGNKLVVVVSRDSNYKRFKGFNPIFSEDERVKLVEAVKYVYRAFIGSDKDIFDSIINVKPSVIALGYDQPQPDYIINELKSRGIEDIVVVRIPKKIGEYSSSTIKSKICSEWCVQQYEYV